From the Cyanobacteria bacterium FACHB-DQ100 genome, the window ATCTCTGGCTTCATGCCCAACCGCCGAGCGATCGTTAAGGCGTTCGATCGTCCGGGAATGCCCCAGAGCAATCGATAAGTCGGAGAAAGGGAGACATCATCGAACTCAACCGAAGCATTTTCAAAGCGATCATCTTCGTATTTGAGCGCTTTGAGTTCGCCGAAGTGCGTGGTGGCGATCGATAGCTTTGCGTGGTCAGCGAGGTAGTTCAGCAGCGCGATCGCGAGTGCGCTACCTTCGGTTGGATCGGTTCCGGCTCCCACTTCATCGAGTAAAACGAGTGAGTTTGAAGATTCTGTTAAGGCTTCGATAATGCGGCTAATGCGGCGAATGTGTCCGGAGAAGGTAGAAAGGCTTTGTTCTAGGGATTGTTCGTCACCGATATCGGCTAGAACTTGCTCGAACCAGGGTAGTTCAACAGGTTCACGCGCCGGGACAAACAAGCCAGCTTTCGCCATCAACATGGCTAAGCCCATTGTTTTGAGCGTGACGGTTTTTCCGCCTGTGTTAGGTCCGGTAATCGCTACCACCCGGATTTGCGGCTGAATCACTAAGTCAACCGGAATCACCGATCGACCTTGTTCTTGCTGCTGCTGCCACACAAGCAAAGGATGTCTTAACTGTCGCAGCACGATCGCTTCGTTGGTAAATCGCGGCGGGTTTGCTTTTAGCCAATAGCTATAGCGCGATCGAGCGGCAGCTAAATCGAGTGCGGTACAGATTGCGAGTAACCGTTCGAGGTCATCTTTGGCGATCGCAACTTGTTCTGTCAAGGCGCGTCGAACCGCTTCTTCTTCGGTTTGTTCTTGTCGCAGGAGTTGACGCAGTTGATTATTGAGCGGCACAGTCGGATGCGGTTCCACATATAACGTTGCACCACTCATCGACACATCATGCACAATGCCAGAGATCACATCTTTGTGCGTTGCCTTCACAGGAATTACAAATCGCCCATCGCGCTGGGTGATTACTTGTTCCTGAACCGCACTGGCTTGTCGCTGCATGGTTCGTTGCAGCATTTCGTACACGCGATCGCGCACTTGTTTTTGTTGCGATCGAATCTCTGCGAGCTTCGGGCTGGCACGTTCGCTCACTTTCCCATCATCATTAATGCAGCGATAAATCTCCTGCTCGATTTCTGGATAAGTCCGGAGTTCTGCCACTAATTCAGTCAGAATCGGAAAATCGTCTTGACTGTCGATCGTGCGCCTGAGCGTCCTGGCACCCGAAAGCGTCGTTGCGATCGACAACAGTTCCACGCCTGAAAGAATTCCATTGAGTGCGGCTCTTTCCAGCGCATCTCCAATGTCCTCAATGCCCTCGAAGCTCAATCCGTTTGCGAGCTGCGATTCTAGAGTGTAAACTTCTTCAGTTTGAGCGAGTAGACGTTCGGTTTCAGCTTGAGTGGTCGGAATTTTGAGCGCCCGAAGCGCGATCGCTCCTAATTTTGTCGAAGCAAAGGT encodes:
- a CDS encoding endonuclease MutS2, translated to MIQTETLELLEWSRLCQHLATFASTKLGAIALRALKIPTTQAETERLLAQTEEVYTLESQLANGLSFEGIEDIGDALERAALNGILSGVELLSIATTLSGARTLRRTIDSQDDFPILTELVAELRTYPEIEQEIYRCINDDGKVSERASPKLAEIRSQQKQVRDRVYEMLQRTMQRQASAVQEQVITQRDGRFVIPVKATHKDVISGIVHDVSMSGATLYVEPHPTVPLNNQLRQLLRQEQTEEEAVRRALTEQVAIAKDDLERLLAICTALDLAAARSRYSYWLKANPPRFTNEAIVLRQLRHPLLVWQQQQEQGRSVIPVDLVIQPQIRVVAITGPNTGGKTVTLKTMGLAMLMAKAGLFVPAREPVELPWFEQVLADIGDEQSLEQSLSTFSGHIRRISRIIEALTESSNSLVLLDEVGAGTDPTEGSALAIALLNYLADHAKLSIATTHFGELKALKYEDDRFENASVEFDDVSLSPTYRLLWGIPGRSNALTIARRLGMKPEIIESAQTQVGGAAEDVNQVIAGLESQRRAQETKAKEAAQLLQQAERFYAEVSAKAASLRDRERDLQQAQERAVQDAIAQAKGEIAKVIRNLQKGSATAQEAQQATESLNHLAQKHLPSRQQPQKPKPGYRPQIGDRVRIPRLGQTAEVLELAGDDELVVRFGLMKMMLPIGDIESLTGEKVAKPEPKPEPKPKAAPPPPPAAPTPVIRTDRNTFDIRGSRVADAEIVLDKAISEAQTPIWIIHGHGTGKLRQGVHEFLKRHPRVDRFELADRADGGSGVTIAYPI